The DNA sequence TAATATCAGGTGCCTTTGGAAAACAGGTGTGCCTACAAAGTACGTGAGAGAGACCGGAGATGGTTCACACAATTTTCGATCCTTATTTCTGtctggatatttttatttttttaataaaaaatgattgttgAAAGGGAAGCAACAAACAGAAATGACTCTTTCACTCTTCAGTTTTTCTTCTATGAACGTCTGGCACAGAGCAGCATCGGTTTCTGTTATCAGGTAGTTCTCCTCCCTCAAAAGCCATTTCAGAATAAGGTGGACTCGCGTTCATTCAGCTggtgtttattgatttattagtTGTAAAAATGGTTTAGGAGCGTCTATATATCAGTATCTTTGACTTCACACAAGACAGAGCTGCTGCATACGAGGAACTGGACGCAACGGTTCATTACCAGAGACACGGTAAGAGCACTTTCCCAGtgattcatttatataaaaattaaagtatAAGTTAGCTGTAATACAGAAACCTATCTTGACTTCCTTGCATTTTACTCCAACTGCAGATTAACCCtttcatattacatattaccCTTAATGGATCCGTTTTTCTATTGCCATCGGCCTAAAGATTTCTGATCATCTTTCTGTGCAAGTGATCAATGAATGCATGCAGATGGTCCGTTTAAGACCCAACAGACTTTATTCTGCTAATATGAATGGattttaacatcaaaaagtagctaatattaatatttgttttggatgCTTGAAAACCCCATAATGTCAGACCAAACATTTTGTCTGTAGATATAACTAACAGGCTTCCCATGTTTGACCGATTTTGGCGCTTATGGTCGGTCTTGGTTTTGGAACTGTTATATTTTCATTCGAGTGAAAAAAAGTCTTAACATTTTCAGCAGAGTCGTCATGGAGATTGTGAGAACCCTGGATTATTTGCTTGATCTGAGACAGAGCGGTTTCGGTCGGCCTCCTCCGAGACACGGTCTGAACCTGTTGTGGTGGTTCGCTCATGATTGCGTCCAGATAGATTTCAACGGTCGTATGACTGCACTGTGCAACCCTACAAACAGAGCTTTTGGTTTCCACCGATTCCATAATAGAGACGCGCTTCTTCCTTACAGCGACCTGCCGTACTACGAGGTGGGCAACCTGAACTCCACCGATTCACTGCCTGGTTATGTGACCGAGCATCACACCGGATATTCAGACGACAGCAACACAGATCGCATCATCGCTTCCTTTGACCCGAGACGGAGAAGGTTCGAGAACGTTTACGTGACGCAGCACTCGGATCAGGTGCACTTCGACCAGAATCGCACCTACCGCATCAGTCCTGATCTCATCAAggacattcaaaacctaaagcgTAAAGACTTCCTCAGAGGACGCACCAATCGCTCCGAACACGTGTCCATCGACATGCCTCCGACAGAGCAGACTAACAGCTCTCCGAGTCTCAGCAATGAGCTCATGCAGGACATTCG is a window from the Puntigrus tetrazona isolate hp1 chromosome 1, ASM1883169v1, whole genome shotgun sequence genome containing:
- the LOC122340991 gene encoding uncharacterized protein LOC122340991, which translates into the protein MEIVRTLDYLLDLRQSGFGRPPPRHGLNLLWWFAHDCVQIDFNGRMTALCNPTNRAFGFHRFHNRDALLPYSDLPYYEVGNLNSTDSLPGYVTEHHTGYSDDSNTDRIIASFDPRRRRFENVYVTQHSDQVHFDQNRTYRISPDLIKDIQNLKRKDFLRGRTNRSEHVSIDMPPTEQTNSSPSLSNELMQDIRDLSHEEFLRRHSDPSVDVPQSAQPSKTQKCCCLLIGCSLLVLLLILAATVYLLLKM